In the genome of Chiloscyllium plagiosum isolate BGI_BamShark_2017 chromosome 22, ASM401019v2, whole genome shotgun sequence, one region contains:
- the LOC122561019 gene encoding receptor expression-enhancing protein 3-like, which translates to MMYWIVFALYTVLETFADLMVSWLPLYYELKVAFVIWLLSPYTRGASLLYRKFLHPLLSSREREIDDYISQAKDRSYDTMVKFGKQGLNFAATAAVTAAVKSQGAITERLRSLSMHDLTAIQGDEPVGYRAVDARRKVKHLKDDANRSFNFDDDMDGKGQSEEDHDAAHSDDEIAKQKYLRRSQSLKLKQRGYRKETRYGSLKLRTKKRTQCTYITTG; encoded by the exons ATGATGTACTGGATTGTATTTGCCCTTTACACTGTACTTGAAACTTTTGCAGATCTCATGGTGTCTTG GCTTCCACTGTACTATGAACTTAAAGTGGCATTTGTTATCTGGCTGCTATCCCCATACACTCGCGGTGCAAGTTTACTTTACAGAAAGTTCCTACATCCTCTTCTCTCCTCACGTGAACGG GAAATTGATGACTATATTAGTCAAGCCAAAGATCGAAGCTACGATACTATGGTGAAGTTTGGAAAGCAAGGTCTAAACTTTGCTGCAACTGCTGCTGTGACTGCTGCAGTGAAG AGTCAAGGCGCAATCACAGAAAGACTGAGAAGTTTGAGTATGCACGATTTAACAGCAATACAAGGTGATGAGCCAGTAGGATACCGTGCTGTCGATGCCAGAAGGAAGGTGAAACATTTGAAAGATGATGCTA ACAGGAGTTTTAATTTTGATGATGATATGGATGGTAAGGGGCAGTCAGAGGAAGACCATGATGCTGCTCATTCAGACGATGAGATTGCCAAACAGAAATACCTCCGACGATCACAGAGCCTTAAACTGAAACAGCGAGGCTATCGTAAAGAG ACCAGGTATGGATCACTGAAACTGAGAACAAAGAAGAGAACCCAATGTACTTATATCACTACAGGATGA